In Pseudomonadaceae bacterium SI-3, the sequence GCTCATGTCTTCCGGACCCTGCCAACGCAGTGCAGGCGGGATATCAGCCGCTTCATAGCGCAGCAATCCGGGTGTTAACCAGGGATTCGCAGCTGGCTGTTGCCAGCCCCAGTCAGCGGGCACTGTCCGCTGCGGCGGTTCGGACTGCAGGCGCAGCGGAAAGCCGCTGGTTTCAATGGCCGCGCAGCTGGTCTTGTCGGTGATAAGGACCAGCGGCGCGCAACCGAGCATCTGCGCCGAGAGCAATGAAAGCGCCTGTTTGATCGCAGCTTCATCGCTGTTGAGGTTCCAGGCCAGCGGATCCACCCAGTACCGTAGCCGTGTCAGCGGTTCGGCATTCTGCAGGCTTCGATGGCGGATGCGTTGATATTCCTCATGACATGGCTGCCAACGTGCATCGTCGGAAAAGAAACGCAACCAGTCGAGCACGGCTTCGACCAGCTCAGCCGGTGCCGCCATTCCTCGCTCCGTCGGCAACAGCTCGACGACCACAACGCCCTGCCCCGCATACCAATAAGGAATGCGCAGCTTTACCGATTGAACCAATTCGGCATCACGCAGGCGTTGGGTGAGCCCACCTGGCGCTTCGGACGCGAGCCAGGCGGACAGGTAATCCAGCGCCGGTACGGCGTGCTCCGGCAATCCGTCAAGCGCGAACGCCAGCAACAAGCGTGGCTGAGCAGTGCTGAGCTGCAAGCGAAACCAGCCGTTAGCCTTACAGCGCAAAGGCGGGACTTCGCGCCGCACCAAGGGATGGCTGGCGAGCCCAGCGTCCATTTGCTCGGCGAGACACTGCAAGACCTCTTCGTGCTGAGGCCCGGCCAGTAGCAGCTCGATCTGGCCGGCGTGGTAAAACCGCCGATGATAGCCAAGCAGAGCCTCCTGAAAGGCTGCGTCCTCTACCGGGAGCGTGTCGCGGTTGCCTGCATGAAAGCCAGCGAACGGATGGGTTGGGTCGATCGCGTGTCCAAGCGCCGCGTCGCATAGCGTTTCTGCGTCCTGCGCACGCGCTTGGTATTCGGCCTGCAGCACCTCGCGTTCACGCAGCTGCGCACCAGGGTCCAGCAACGGATTGGCGAGCATATCTACGAGACGACGCAAGCCCTCTTCGAGCTGGTCGGCTGGCAGCTGAAAGAAAAAGTCGGTATGTCGTTCACGGGTCGATGCGTTCAGCTGCCCTCCACATCCTTGAACGAAGGGCATCAGACCTTCTGCCGCAGTGTAATTCCGGCTGCCGAGAAACAGCAGATGCTCAAGAAAATGCGCCAACCCAGGATAGGCACTCGGCGCGTCATGCGAACCGGCGTGGACTCGCACCAGTGCTGCGGCCTGCGAGCTGCCAAGCAACGGCATCAGGCGCACGCGCAGCCCATTGGGAAGAACAGTTTGCGACGGCTGCTGGACAGGATCGGCTGACGAGTGCATTGGGCGACGTGTTCCGGCTGTGAGTCTGGGAGGATCGCGCCGAGGTTCGCTTGGCACAATGATGCTTAAGCATCAAACCCTGGGGCCAGCTCCGCAAGTCCGGCCGTCTTCAGGTGTCCAGATGCCCATCGAGGAACTGCAGCAGACGGCGCTGCATCAGCTTGCCGGCATTACCCAGGCAGGCAATGGGCGACCCGCGCAGTCCTTCCTGGGAAAACTCGGCGGCCTCACCCGCCATAGCCAGAGGACAGTCGAGGCTGAGTGCAAGCTTGGCAAACTGCTTGAGCAAGGCTGCGTTGGGCGGAACATTGGAATACAGCACCAATGCGCGCGGGCGAACCTTTTCGCAGATCAGGGTCAGCTCATCCAGCGGTTGGCCGATGGCCAACACACTGGCGGCAACCTCGTCACCGGAAAGCAGCAGGCCGGCAATCAATAGCTCCAGCTCGCGGCATTGTCCTGGCACAGCCGCCAGCAGCACGCGATCTTCCGCCTGGGCTCGCGCAAGTTGCAGTCGCTGCAGCACGCGGGCACGCAAGAAATTGTCCAAAAAGAGCCACTCGCTGGTCCGACCGAACTCATCCTGGCGCACCAGTAACTGCTGCCACAACGGCAACAGCACATCCTGAAAAACGACCGGTAATGGATAGGTCGAGAAGATCTGTCCATAGACCCGATCGAGGCGGCTCTCGTCGAAACTGCTTATTGCCCGCTGCACCTGAGCCTGCCATTCGCCCCATTCGCCAGCGACAGCCTCCTGCTGCTCGGGTGGCACCGCCGCTCGGGTTGCGGCACTGCGCGACAGAATGCTGCCCACTTTGCTCACCGCCACGCCGCGCTCCGTCCATGCCACTATACTGCGCACCGCTTCGACATCGGCCATCGAATACAGACGATGGCCGCTCTCGGTGCGGGTCGGTTGGATCAAGCCATAGCGGCGCTCCCAGGCACGCAGGGTGACCGGATTGACACCGGTCAGGCGTGATACCTCTCGGATCGGGAACAACTCTTCCTGCTTGAGCGATGAAGACGAAAGTAGCGAAGAAGCACGGGCAAATTCAGTCATGACGCGGACAGCTCATGCAAGGGAATGGGCGCATTGTAACTCAGGGTCTGCAGGCATAGGCTGTACAGAGGTTATACAAGTACAGGATTGTGCAATGCCTCCGAAACTACCGCTTACGCTCTATGTCGACGGTGCCTGCCCGCTCTGCGCCCGCGAGGTCATCTGGCTGCGGCGTCATGCCACGCAGGAGTGCCTGCAGCTGGTGGATATCAGCACGCCTGGTTTCGTCAGCGAGGACCGATCCGTCGACCAGCTCCGCAGTAAGTTACATGCGCGCAGCGCCGACGGACACTGGCTGACTGGCCTCGACGCAACCTACTGGAGCTGGCGCGCGGCAGGCCTCGGGAAATGGGCCGCGCCGCTAGGCTGGCGGCCGTTACGGCCATTGCTGCTGCTTGCCTATTGGCTGTTCAGTCTGGCGCGGCCTTATCTCGGCTGGCTACCCCATCCCGACGGCAGCAGCCGCTGCACGGACCGTTGCGGTCCTCGTTGACTCCCAGTCCGTTGCGCAACGAAACCTCTACAGTCTGCAAGCTCGCTTGAGCCCGCACCGTTCGTCCTGCATTTGCTCGGGATCGCCAGCCGCCCCGTGAACAAAGGTTTACGAGAAACCTAGCGACAGTTCCAGCGCGCCAGATTTCCGCTAATTCTTGTACAGCATTAATATTTGGTATAGCTTTGCATCAACCAGTGACGAGGATCAGGTCCGCGCTCAGCTGGCGCCTTTGCCACGAATAACATGCATGGTTTGCCTATGGACGGCTTCCCAGAGGATCACTCATGAACGAACTACCCGGCCATTTTCACCAAATACTTCTGGGGGTCGGTGAAGACCCACAGCGCGAAGGCTTACTCGACACCCCGAAACGCGCCGCCAAGGCCATGCAGTATTTGTGCAATGGATATGGCAAGAGCCTGGAGGAAGTGGTCAACGGAGCCCTGTTCGCCTCGGACAGCGACGAGATGATCATCGTACGAGACATCGAGCTCTATTCTCTCTGCGAACACCATATGCTGCCCTTTATTGGCAAAGCACACGTGGCTTACATCCCGACCGGCAAGGTACTCGGATTGTCTAAGATTGCACGCATCGTCGACATGTATGCACGCCGCCTGCAAATTCAGGAAAACCTCACCCGCCAGATCGCCGAGGCGATTCAGGAAGTGACGCGTGCGGCTGGCGTTGCGGTGGTCATCGAAGCCAAGCACATGTGCATGATGATGCGCGGGGTTGAGAAGCAGAACTCGCTAATGAACACCTCGGTGATGCTGGGTGCGTTCCGCGAATCCTGTACCACCCGGATGGAGTTCCTGCAGCTGATCGGAGGAAATCGCTGATGTCTCGGCTGGAACCCGGTTTGGCGCGTATCCGGGTAAAGGATTTGCGTCTGCGCACCTACATCGGCATCAACGAAGATGAAATCCTCAACAAGCAGGACGTGCTGATCAACCTGACGGTCCTCTACAAGGCAGTCGATGCGGTACGCGACAACGACATAGACACCGCACTGAACTATCGGACCCTGACCAAAGCGGTCATTGGCCACGTCGAGAGCAACCGGTTCAGCCTGCTGGAACGCATGACCCAGGAGATCCTGGACTTGGTCATGAGCCGGCCCAGCGTCGAGTACGCCGAGGTCGAGGTCGACAAGCCGCACGCACTGCGGTTTGCCGAATCGGTTTCGATCACACTTGCCGGGAGCCGCTGAGGCCGTTTGATAACTGAACGACAACCTGCGGCTAACCCTCTATCCGATACGCGCCGATGCCTTTTCGTTATCAATATTCTTGCTACCGTTCTGGCTCGGCGCCGGCATGCTGCCTATCCCGCGCCGAGGACTCGGCATTGACGCCCCGCACTTCAGCCGACGGCGGCCACGTCGTAGCGAGCAGTTCCGCCGTTTCGCGAACACCTCTTTCGCGGCCAGTTGTTCGGCGGCCAATGGTTGCGGCCAAAGGGCAGAACCGCCTCGCTACAAAAAGCCGTGTGCCAGCTTTCAGGTAGTTGTTCTAGAATGCCGTGAAACGCACAAGAGACACCCTGATGATCAACGCCAAGCTGCTGCAACTGGTAATCGAAGCCTCCAACGACGGTATCGTGGTAGCCGAGCAGGAAGGTGACGACAATATCCTGATCTACGCTAATCCCGCATTTCAGCGCCTGACGGGATACGAGGTCGACGACATCCTTTACCAGGATTGCCGCTTCCTGCAGGCGGATGACCGCGACCAGCCAGGTCTTGCGGCAATACGCGAAGCGGTTCGCAACAACACGCCGTGCCGCCAGATCATCCGAAACTACCGCAAGGATGGCAGTGCGTTCTGGAACGAACTGTCCATCACGCCCGTATTCAACGAAGGTGACCAGCTCACCTATTACATCGGCATCCAGAAAGACGTCACCCCTGAAGTCGAGGCCAAGCAGCGGGTCCGCGAGCTTGAAGCCGAAGTCCAGCAGCTCCGAGAGCAACTGGCGGCCCTGCAGAGCTAACCGGCTTACCGTAGGTCAGTTATCACCCGACGACGCTTCAGCCTGCTTCAGGGGTGCCGATAAGGCTTGGTATAAGCCACACCCTGAGGTCGCGGCACCTTGTTTGTGACCGGCAGGTGCATTTATTGATGCAGACTGCCGGGAAAACACGAATAATTGCCATCTGCCACTACATTCCCGCCAACCTGGACGGCGGCTGAATCCGGATCCGCTTCCTTGACTTCCTATGCTTTCGTTGAAAACGCAACGGTGCTCCTTGCGCTTTGCTGGCTGCTTTCCGTTACAGCGCGTCATTGGGGGCAGAGCCATCAGCGATGGGCGCAATGCACAGCTGGCATCTGGTTCGGCGGTGCCTGCATTGTCGGCATGCTGATGCCTATTTCCGTGCAGGACGGGGTCATCTTCGATGCACGCACTGTCGTGCTGAGCATGGCGGCCTTGTTCGGAGGCCCGATCGCTGCGGGCATCGCTGGGCTGATTGCCGGCGCGTATCGGCTTTGGGTCGGCGGCGCGGGCGTCTGGGTCGGGTTGATCAACGTACTGCTGCCGATCGTCTTGGGCCTTGTCTATCGCCATTTCCACCGCCGGGGCCAGATCGGGATTGGTATCTTCCAGCTGCTACTTTTTGGACTGGTGTTACATGGCGGTGTCGTAGCCTCGCTGCTGCTGTTACCCGCACATCTGGTAGCTCCTACCCTTGAGCAGGTTGCGGTGCCTATGTTGCTGGTACTACCAATGGCGGTAATGCTGTTGGGCTTGCTCTTGGCAGATCTGCTCAAACGCGACCAGATCGAACGAGCAATGCATCTCAGTGAGGCGCGTTTGAGGGCCATCACCCAGGCGATTCCCGACGTGCTGTTGGTGCTCGATGAGGATGGCCGCTACCTGGAAGTGATCTCCAACGGCTCCGCGCCGCTTCAAGAAGGTGACCAAAGCCTGATCGGAAAGACAGTGGAGGACGTACTCCCACCCCGTCAGGCAGAACGCTTCCGCGAATTGATTCGTGAAACACTTTCCCTCGGCGCACCCGGCCTGCTCGAATATTCCACCCAGACGGTGGACGGCCTGAAGGTATTTGAAGTGCGCGCGCAGCGCTTGCAGCTGGCGCAACCGTACAAGCCAGCGGTGGTGTGCCTGAGCCGGGATATCAGCGAGCGTGCCAGCGCCGAACAGGAGCGTCGCATCGCCTCGATCGCGTTCGAGTCACAGCAGGGCATGATCATCACCGATGCCAAGAACCGCATCTTGCGGGTCAACCAGGCATTCACTGAGATCAGCGGCTACAGTGCAGACGAGGCCATCGGACAGGACACGCGCCTACTCGCCTCGGGCCGTCACTCGCCCGATTTCTATCTGGCCATGTGGCGCAGCATCCAGCAGACCGGCGCCTGGCAGGGTGAAATCTGGAACCGTCGTAAGACCGGCGAGGTGTACCCTGAATGGCTGTCGATCAGCACAGTGCTCGACGCCCAGGGCGCCATTTCCAACTACGTGGCCGCCTTTACCGATATCACCGAGCGCAAGCAAGCCGAAGAGCGCATCCATAACCTTGCGTTCTACGACCCCCTGAGCGGCCTGCCCAACCGCCGGCTGCTGCTCGATCGTCTCAAGCAGGCCCTGGCCGCCACTGTACGCAGCCAGCAATACGGCGCGTTGATGTTCATCGATCTTGATAACTTCAAGAACATCAATGATCTTCATGGTCACCAGGCCGGCGACCAGTTGCTCTGTATGGTGGCCGAACGACTGAGCGGTGAGGTCCGCGGTGTCAACACAGTTGCCCGCCTCGGAGGTGATGAGTTCGTAGTCATGCTCGAGGACCTGGATGCCAAGGCGGAATACGCAGCAGCCCAGGCCGAGCAGATAGGCGAAAGGATCCTTTCGGCCCTTGGTCAGCCTTACCGACTGGGCTCGCTACTGGTGCATAGCAGCGCCAGCATTGGTGTGGTACTGCTCAACAGCAACGACGGTGACGCGGAAGAGCTGATGAAGCGCGCCGACATGTCGATGTACGAAGCCAAACAAGCCGGCAAAAACGCCCTGCGCTTCTTCGACCCGCGCATGCAGCTAGCCGTGCAAGAGCGCCTGCGCCTGGAAGACGAGATCCGGCGTGGTTTGACGGCCGGCGAGTTCGTGATTCATTTCCAGCCCCAGATCGAACGTCATCGTGGACTCGTCGGTGCTGAAGTGCTGGTGCGCTGGCAACATCCGCAACGCGGCTTGCTCACCCCAGTTCACTTCATCGGGCCTGCAGAGCGTGCGGGGCTGATCGAAGCACTGGATTTCGTAGTCCTCACCCAGGCTTGCGAGCAGCTCGCCACGTGGGCCAAACAGCCATCCCAGGCGGCACTGACGCTCGCGGTCAACCTCAGTGCGAGCCTGCTCTACCAAGCCGACTTCGTGGATCGGGTGCTAGCCTTGCTGCAGCGTACCGGCGCCAATCCGCGACTGCTGAAGCTTGAAATCACCGAGTCCTTGTTACTCGATGACATGGAAGAAGCGGTGGTTCGGATGAGAACCCTGAAGCAGCACGGCATTCGGTTCTCGATTGACGACTTCGGCACAGGTTACTCATCAATGGCCTACCTGCAGCGACTACCACTTGATCAACTGAAGATCGACCAGTCGTTCGTCCGTCAGCTGGTCGAAGATGCCAGCAGCCAGACCATCATCCGAGCCACCTGTGCACTCGCGTCCGGGCTCAAGCTGGAGGTGATTGCCGAAGGGGTCGAGACGGAGGAACAGCGGACATTGCTGATCGCCAATGGCTGCGACATGTTTCAGGGTTACCTGTTCAGCCGCCCCGTTCCGCTGGAAGCATTCGAAGCGCTCGCGCTAGAACCCGTGACGTGAGGGTCGTTTCCGCACCCTCACGCCGAGACGGGCCGCTTACAACGCCAGCGGCGCCCGACGGCACAGAGTAATCAAAGCCTGCACCCACTGCTCATGAGTGTTCAGGCAAGGGACCAACTGCAGATCCATGCCTCCGGCCGCCACGAACTGTTCGCGGCCTCGATCACCGATTTCCTCCAGCGTTTCGATGCAGTCGGCCACGAACGCTGGGCACATCACCAACAACTTCTTAACCCCCCTGGCAGCCAGCTCTTCAAGGTGCGCCTCGGTATAGGGTTCGATCCACTTGGCACGCCCTAGTCGCGACTGAAACGACACCGACCACTGTTCGGGCTGCAAGCCGGCGCGCTCGGCGAACGCAGCGGCGCTCTGGATGCACTGCGCGCGGTAGCAACTGGCAAGGACGGCACCTTCGGCACGCTGGCAGCAATCAACGGTTTTCAGACAATGCGCGCCGGTTGGATCCGTCTTGCGCAGATGCCGCTCAGGCAAGCCGTGAAAGCTCAGCAGCAGGTGGTCGAAGGGTTGTTCCAGGTGCGGTTGAGCGCTCGCAACCAGCGCATCGAGGTACTCCGGCTGGTCGAAAAACGGCTGCAGTATCGACAGCTGAATGTCGAGCTTTCGCTCACGAATCACCCGCCGCGCCTCTTCGATGACGGTGGTCGTGGTGCTGTCGGCGAACTGTGGATACAACGGCGCCAAAGTGACCTGCCGGATGCCCTGCCCAGCCAATTTCAGCAGCGAGCGCTCAATGGACAGCTCGCCATAGCGCATCGCCAGTTCCACGGAGCCCTCTTTCCAATACGGGCGGACGGCGTCGGTAAGGCGTTGACTGAGCACCACCAGTGGTGATCCTTCTGGCCACCAGATGGAAGCATAGGCATGTGCGGACTGTTCCGGGCGCTTGATCAGGATCAGCGAGACCAGCAACCGGCGAACTGGCCAAGGCAGGTCGATGACATAGGGATCCATCAGAAACTGGTTGAGATAGCGGCGTACATCAGCCACTTCAGTGGACGCCGGGGAACCCAGATTGACCAACAACAACGCCTGCTCTGACATGCACATTTCCAACTACTGATTTAATGGAGCGCGCCGCAACCCGTTGGCCGCGGCGCTATTTTCACATAGCGACTACGCCTTGCGCAGGTCCGCCAATGCCGCATCCAACGTCACGAAGCGAAACTGGAACCCCGCGGCCTGCAATCGCAACGGCTGGGCTTTCTGACCGCCTAGAATCAAACCCGACAGCTCACCCAGACCGACCTTCAAGGCCAGCGCCGGTACCGGCAGAACTGCTGGTCGCCCCAAACTCGCTGCGAACGCCTTGGCAAAGTCGGCATTACGCACTGGCTGAGGTGCGCAGGCATTGTAGGGCCCAGCAGCACCTGGCTGGTGCAACAGAAAATCTATCAGACCGATCTGGTCGTTCATGTGAATCCACGGCATCCACTGACGACCACTACCTTGTCTGCCTCCCAGCCCGAGCGCGAACAAGGGTCTGAGCCGTTGTAGGAACCCGCCATGAGCTGCCAACACCAGCCCCGTTCGGACCAGCACCACACGAATGCCCAACGACTCAGCTCGCGTGGCACTTTCCTCCCAGGCGGCGCAGAGCTGGCTAGCGAAATCGTTGCTAACCGCGCTGTCATCCTCGCTCAGTTCTCGTTCACCACCGTTGCCATACCAGCCAACGGCCGAGCCGGAAATCAGCAGGGCAGGCTTTTGTTGCCTGGTTGCAAGCCATTCAACCAACTGCTCGGTTAGCTTGATACGGCTGTTCCAAAGCAACAGACGGCGGGATTTGGTCCAGGGACGATCAGCAATCGGCGCACCTGCAAGGTTGATAACCGCGTCAAGCCGGACCTGATCGAGCTCGCCCAGATCGCCGATGCCCGTTACTGACTCGCCGCAACGGTCCGCCACCTGCTCGGGTGACCGACTCCAGACCCAGAGCTGATGGCCCTGAGACAACCAGTGTTTACACAGTGCACGACCGATCAGGCCGGTCCCGCCGGTGAGCAATATGTTCATTGCGGCCTCCGCAAGTCAGCTGTGGGCTCGCGCCTATGACTCCGCGAGCTGCTACGTTCTGATGTTACACCTATACAGCCATCGATTGCTGTATAACTTAGTAGTGCAAGCGTAGTCCATGTACAACTTGGCAAACAGGTGGCCAATGCACATCCAGTCTCTCACCGGCGTCCAGTCGCTATGAATCGATTCAATCCAGACAAGCTGCTGCTTTCTAAATGGACAGCTACTCGACCACAGAACAAGGAAAAACACTTTCTCGTCACGGAGCTCCTACGGGATGAAGATGACGTTTTGCTGAAGGTGGAGCTGCAGGCCGTCCTCACTCGACGCAGCCAATGGATTGATTGGCACGCGCTGCAAGACGATCAGCAATGGCTGTTTGGCTGGCGGTAACGAACCGTCGCGCTCGCTAGGCGATAGCCGCATCAACACTTCTTGTACACGGGCTATTGACCTGTACAAGTAAGCGCTTATGATCTCCACATATTGTACAGAACCTCTTATCTGTACAGGAACACAGTGAGGTCATCCCCATGCCCAATGCCTCTCGTCCCGCAATCAAAGTCGGTATCAGTGCCTGCCTGCTCGGCAGCCCGGTGCGGTTCAATGGCGGCCATAAGGAATCGCGGCTATGCAGCGAAACGCTGGCCAAACATTTCGAGTTCGTGGCGGTCTGCCCGGAGGTCGCCATAGGTCTCGGTACGCCACGTGAGCCAATCCGCCTGGTCGGCGATCCCGACAGCCCTCGCGCAGTTGGCACCGTGCACCCGGAGCTGGATGTCAGTGAAGCCCTGACCGCTTACGGCAAGCAGATCGCCCGCGAACTGGGTGATATCAGCGGTTATATCCTGATGCAGAAATCCCCCTCCTGCGGAATGGAGCGGGTCAAGGTCTACCAGGCCAATGGGCATCCCATCGACGGTGGCGGCTCCGGCCTGTTCGCTCATGCACTAATGGAAGCGCGGCCGGACCTGCCCATTGAAGAAGACGGCCGGCTAAACGACCCTGTGCTGCGGGAAAATTTCCTTACCCGAATCTTTGCCTACGCCGAATGGCAGCGTTTGCTCGAAGCCGGGCTGACCCGCAAGGCGTTGGTCGAATTCCATTCGCGACACAAGTACCAGCTGATGGCGACCAACCCCTTGCAATACAAAGCCCTCGGTCGGCTGGTCGGGACGGTCGGCACTAAGCCGCTGGACGAGTTCGCACCGGTCTATTTCAGCCGGCTGATGGCAGCGCTCAAAACCACAGCTTCGCGCGGCACGCACAGCAATGTCCTGCAGCACTTGAGCGGCTATCTGAAGAACGATCTTTGCGGCGACGACAAGCAGGAGCTGCAACGTCTCATCAGCCAATACCGCGAGGGCATCGTGCCCCTCGTCGTACCGATGACGCTGCTCAAGCACCACTTCCGCCGTCATCCGGACCGTTACGTGGCCAGCCAGGTGTATATGCAGCCCCATCCAGAAGACCTCAGCCTACGCAACGGCATCTAAACATGACCCTGAATATTGATGATGAGATCGACCCCAGTCGTGAAGACGGCTGGTTTCCGATCAGGGAGGTCGCGCGCCTTACTGGAGTCAATCCGGTCACCCTGCGGGCTTGGGAACGTCGTTACGGGCTGATCGTGCCGCGTCGCACGCCCAAGGGCCATCGGCTCTATGACGACAGTCACGTCAAGCGCATCCAGAGCATTCTCAAGTGGCTCAACCGGGGCGTTGCAGTCGGTCAAGTCAAGCAGTTGCTGGACGCCCGCCAGAGCACCAATCCCACCGAACATAACCAGTGGGCCGGAATGCACGACCAGATGTATCAGGCCGTCACCGACCTTTCCGAGCGACAGCTAGACGACAGCTTCAACCGTGCGCTGTCTCTATATCCACCACTTACCCTGTGCAAGCACCTGCTAATGCCCTTGCTGCTGAGCCTCGAACAACGCTGGACCAGCTCGTTCGGTGCGGAGCTCGAGCGTGGATTGTTCTGTTCATGGCTGCGAACTAAGCTCGGCACCCGCATCTATCACAGCAACCGCCAGCACAACGGCGCTCCGTTGTTGTTAATGACCCTATGCGAGCAGCGCTTCGAGCCGGGCTTGTGGCTCAGCGCCTGGCTGGTCTCCAGCGCCGGTTGCCCTGCCGAGGTAATCGAGTGGTCGGTGCCGCTGGCGGAACTGCCGCTGGCGCTGGAACGGATCAAACCGCGTGGCCTGCTGCTCTATGCCAGCCAGTCGCTGGATAGTGGCTACCTCAAGCGCCAACTGCCGCGCCTGGCCGACCCGCACGGTATGCCGCTGCTGTTGGCAGGGCCTGCAGCCAGCATCCACCTGGCCGAACTGCGCGACGTACCTGGCCTGACCCTCGCCATCGACCCCCTCGCCGCCCTCGAAGTCCTGCAGGATGGGCCGCTGCTTGAAAATCTCAAAGGGTATCGGGAATGAACCAGCTTCTCTGGCTACGCACCGATTTGCGCGTCAGTGACAATAGCGCCTTGGCTGCCGCGATGAGCACCGGTCCGACCGTGGCGCTCTATCTGATTACACCTGGGCAGTGGCTCGCCCATGACGACGCGCCGTGCAAGGTCGATTTCTGGCTACGCAATCTGGCCGAACTGTCGATACGCCTCTCGGAACTGAACGTCCCGCTGCTGATCCGCACCGTTGAAGACTGGCAGGCAGTGCCGGCGGTGATTGTTGATATTTGCCACACCCATGAGATCAGTACCCTGCACGTCAACGACGAGTACGGTGTGAACGAGCAGCGCCGTGACGAGGCGGTCGCCGGAGCGCTGCGAAAAACGCCCACCGACATGCGTCGCCACCTTGATCAGCTGTTGTTTGCACCAGGGACCATCACGACGCTGTCGGGTGGTTACTTCAAGGTCTTCAGCCAGTTCCGAAAGGTGTGTTATGCCCGGCTGACACAGTCACTTCCCGCGTGTCTCCCCGTCCCGGATCGCCAGGCATCGCTGCTGGTTGTCAGCGACTCGGTGCCGCAGGCAGTCGATGGTTTCGCCCAACCCAGCGACTATCTGCGTTCGCTGTGGCCGGCTGGCGAAGACTTCGCCCAACTTCGCCTTGCAAAGTTCGCCGAAGACGAC encodes:
- a CDS encoding dihydroneopterin triphosphate 2'-epimerase; amino-acid sequence: MSRLEPGLARIRVKDLRLRTYIGINEDEILNKQDVLINLTVLYKAVDAVRDNDIDTALNYRTLTKAVIGHVESNRFSLLERMTQEILDLVMSRPSVEYAEVEVDKPHALRFAESVSITLAGSR
- a CDS encoding helix-turn-helix-type transcriptional regulator — translated: MTEFARASSLLSSSSLKQEELFPIREVSRLTGVNPVTLRAWERRYGLIQPTRTESGHRLYSMADVEAVRSIVAWTERGVAVSKVGSILSRSAATRAAVPPEQQEAVAGEWGEWQAQVQRAISSFDESRLDRVYGQIFSTYPLPVVFQDVLLPLWQQLLVRQDEFGRTSEWLFLDNFLRARVLQRLQLARAQAEDRVLLAAVPGQCRELELLIAGLLLSGDEVAASVLAIGQPLDELTLICEKVRPRALVLYSNVPPNAALLKQFAKLALSLDCPLAMAGEAAEFSQEGLRGSPIACLGNAGKLMQRRLLQFLDGHLDT
- the pqqF gene encoding pyrroloquinoline quinone biosynthesis protein PqqF, yielding MHSSADPVQQPSQTVLPNGLRVRLMPLLGSSQAAALVRVHAGSHDAPSAYPGLAHFLEHLLFLGSRNYTAAEGLMPFVQGCGGQLNASTRERHTDFFFQLPADQLEEGLRRLVDMLANPLLDPGAQLREREVLQAEYQARAQDAETLCDAALGHAIDPTHPFAGFHAGNRDTLPVEDAAFQEALLGYHRRFYHAGQIELLLAGPQHEEVLQCLAEQMDAGLASHPLVRREVPPLRCKANGWFRLQLSTAQPRLLLAFALDGLPEHAVPALDYLSAWLASEAPGGLTQRLRDAELVQSVKLRIPYWYAGQGVVVVELLPTERGMAAPAELVEAVLDWLRFFSDDARWQPCHEEYQRIRHRSLQNAEPLTRLRYWVDPLAWNLNSDEAAIKQALSLLSAQMLGCAPLVLITDKTSCAAIETSGFPLRLQSEPPQRTVPADWGWQQPAANPWLTPGLLRYEAADIPPALRWQGPEDMSGQGALFLRWQFMRGESFPALSHTLTHALQSAAWAAQQAGVALRFEDLGDAWCLRLEGFAEAIPAILSDITPVLSAPPAAAFTEGQALAERDAALSSDVMLVRQLLNRLPRLLMDPTAAPGQTAASSSLARLWQTAQWQGLAIGFASSISGPLTDAIHTLPGTPALFPVARSVPATVKRWHDVSGAAAMPETAFLLFCPLPDRTAKCEASWRVLGRLIEADFFRRLRSELQLGYAVFSRFCQFDEHAGMLFAVQSPTASANEILDHVEQFLSDSTVKLAEQDEDVIERAARQASDRHVASASDFRAQAEQAWQSLQAGHEIDRPIEIAAAMRTLQRQDLTAALEALRLARAGWVAVANAPAPDSGWT
- a CDS encoding histidine kinase; protein product: MTSYAFVENATVLLALCWLLSVTARHWGQSHQRWAQCTAGIWFGGACIVGMLMPISVQDGVIFDARTVVLSMAALFGGPIAAGIAGLIAGAYRLWVGGAGVWVGLINVLLPIVLGLVYRHFHRRGQIGIGIFQLLLFGLVLHGGVVASLLLLPAHLVAPTLEQVAVPMLLVLPMAVMLLGLLLADLLKRDQIERAMHLSEARLRAITQAIPDVLLVLDEDGRYLEVISNGSAPLQEGDQSLIGKTVEDVLPPRQAERFRELIRETLSLGAPGLLEYSTQTVDGLKVFEVRAQRLQLAQPYKPAVVCLSRDISERASAEQERRIASIAFESQQGMIITDAKNRILRVNQAFTEISGYSADEAIGQDTRLLASGRHSPDFYLAMWRSIQQTGAWQGEIWNRRKTGEVYPEWLSISTVLDAQGAISNYVAAFTDITERKQAEERIHNLAFYDPLSGLPNRRLLLDRLKQALAATVRSQQYGALMFIDLDNFKNINDLHGHQAGDQLLCMVAERLSGEVRGVNTVARLGGDEFVVMLEDLDAKAEYAAAQAEQIGERILSALGQPYRLGSLLVHSSASIGVVLLNSNDGDAEELMKRADMSMYEAKQAGKNALRFFDPRMQLAVQERLRLEDEIRRGLTAGEFVIHFQPQIERHRGLVGAEVLVRWQHPQRGLLTPVHFIGPAERAGLIEALDFVVLTQACEQLATWAKQPSQAALTLAVNLSASLLYQADFVDRVLALLQRTGANPRLLKLEITESLLLDDMEEAVVRMRTLKQHGIRFSIDDFGTGYSSMAYLQRLPLDQLKIDQSFVRQLVEDASSQTIIRATCALASGLKLEVIAEGVETEEQRTLLIANGCDMFQGYLFSRPVPLEAFEALALEPVT
- the folE gene encoding GTP cyclohydrolase I FolE, coding for MNELPGHFHQILLGVGEDPQREGLLDTPKRAAKAMQYLCNGYGKSLEEVVNGALFASDSDEMIIVRDIELYSLCEHHMLPFIGKAHVAYIPTGKVLGLSKIARIVDMYARRLQIQENLTRQIAEAIQEVTRAAGVAVVIEAKHMCMMMRGVEKQNSLMNTSVMLGAFRESCTTRMEFLQLIGGNR
- a CDS encoding PAS sensor domain-containing protein; its protein translation is MINAKLLQLVIEASNDGIVVAEQEGDDNILIYANPAFQRLTGYEVDDILYQDCRFLQADDRDQPGLAAIREAVRNNTPCRQIIRNYRKDGSAFWNELSITPVFNEGDQLTYYIGIQKDVTPEVEAKQRVRELEAEVQQLREQLAALQS
- a CDS encoding DUF393 domain-containing protein; its protein translation is MPPKLPLTLYVDGACPLCAREVIWLRRHATQECLQLVDISTPGFVSEDRSVDQLRSKLHARSADGHWLTGLDATYWSWRAAGLGKWAAPLGWRPLRPLLLLAYWLFSLARPYLGWLPHPDGSSRCTDRCGPR